The Streptomyces laurentii genome contains a region encoding:
- a CDS encoding 4-aminobutyrate transaminase (4-aminobutyrate transaminase [Streptomyces sp. C];~Acetyl ornithine aminotransferase family. This family belongs to pyridoxal phosphate (PLP)-dependent aspartateaminotransferase superfamily (fold I). The major groups in this CD correspond to ornithine aminotransferase, acetylornithine aminotransferase; cd00610;~catalytic residue [active];~hypothetical protein; Provisional;~identified by MetaGeneAnnotator; putative;~inhibitor-cofactor binding pocket;~pyridoxal 5'-phosphate binding site [chemical binding]) has product MTPHVEPDPQAGAAVKAADRAHVFHSWSAQGLIDPLAVAGAEGSYFWDYDGNHYLDFTSGLVYTNIGYQHPKVVAAIQEQAGKLATFAPAFAIDVRSEAARLIAERTPGDLDKIFFTNGGAEAVENAVRMARLHTGRPKVLSAYRSYHGATSTAINLTGDPRRWPSDTAAAGVVHFWAPYLYRSAFYATTEAEETERALAHLESTIAFEGPQTIAAIILETVPGTAGIMTPPPGYLTGVRELCDKYGIVFILDEVMAGFGRTGKWFAAEHFDVVPDLMTFAKGVNSGYVPLGGVAISEKIAATFDTRPYPGGLTYSGHPLACAAAVATIHVMEDEKVVEHAAHLGEHVLGPGLRDLAERHPSVGEVRGMGAFWALDLVKNKETREPLVPYNAAGEANAPMAAFGAAAKKNGLWPFINMNRTHAVPACNISEAEAKEGLAALDAALSVADEHTV; this is encoded by the coding sequence ATGACCCCTCACGTCGAACCCGACCCCCAGGCCGGTGCGGCCGTCAAGGCCGCCGACCGCGCGCACGTGTTCCACTCCTGGTCCGCCCAGGGCCTGATCGACCCGCTCGCCGTCGCCGGCGCCGAGGGCTCGTACTTCTGGGACTACGACGGCAACCACTACCTCGACTTCACCAGCGGTCTCGTCTACACCAACATCGGCTACCAGCACCCCAAGGTGGTCGCCGCGATCCAGGAGCAGGCCGGGAAGCTGGCGACGTTCGCGCCCGCGTTCGCCATCGACGTACGGTCCGAGGCCGCGCGGCTGATCGCCGAGCGCACCCCGGGCGACCTGGACAAGATCTTCTTCACCAACGGCGGCGCCGAGGCCGTCGAGAACGCCGTCCGGATGGCCCGGCTGCACACCGGCCGCCCGAAGGTGCTCTCCGCGTACCGCTCGTACCACGGCGCCACCTCCACCGCGATCAACCTGACCGGCGACCCGCGCCGCTGGCCGTCCGACACGGCCGCCGCCGGTGTCGTGCACTTCTGGGCGCCGTACCTCTACCGTTCCGCCTTCTACGCCACCACCGAGGCGGAGGAGACCGAGCGCGCGCTGGCCCACCTGGAGTCCACGATCGCGTTCGAGGGCCCGCAGACGATCGCCGCGATCATCCTGGAGACCGTCCCCGGCACCGCCGGCATCATGACGCCGCCGCCCGGTTACCTCACCGGGGTGCGCGAGCTGTGCGACAAGTACGGCATCGTGTTCATCCTGGACGAGGTCATGGCGGGCTTCGGCCGGACCGGAAAGTGGTTCGCCGCCGAGCACTTCGACGTCGTGCCCGACCTGATGACCTTCGCGAAGGGCGTCAACTCCGGTTACGTGCCGCTCGGCGGTGTCGCGATCAGCGAGAAGATCGCCGCGACCTTCGACACCCGTCCGTACCCCGGTGGTCTCACCTACTCCGGCCACCCGCTGGCCTGCGCCGCCGCCGTCGCCACCATCCACGTGATGGAGGACGAGAAGGTCGTCGAGCACGCCGCCCACCTCGGCGAGCACGTCCTCGGCCCCGGTCTGCGCGACCTGGCCGAGCGCCACCCCTCCGTGGGCGAGGTGCGCGGCATGGGCGCGTTCTGGGCGCTCGACCTGGTCAAGAACAAGGAGACGCGCGAGCCGCTCGTCCCGTACAACGCGGCCGGCGAGGCCAACGCGCCGATGGCCGCCTTCGGCGCCGCGGCGAAGAAGAACGGTCTGTGGCCGTTCATCAACATGAACCGCACCCACGCCGTCCCCGCCTGCAACATCAGCGAGGCCGAGGCCAAGGAGGGTCTGGCGGCCCTCGACGCC
- a CDS encoding hypothetical protein (identified by MetaGeneAnnotator; putative;~predicted protein [Streptomyces roseosporus NRRL15998]), which yields MQFDAIRVDGDDGRRLTDWMATLTGGDPGPVVIEENGRRGVYFLVAPGSTANRSWPPGVTRFNQTPGNISYIPVPALTGNTWPLAWCFPPTVPGRFVHTLLLRCAVTEMLS from the coding sequence GTGCAATTCGACGCGATTCGCGTCGACGGAGACGACGGCCGGCGCCTCACCGACTGGATGGCCACCCTGACGGGCGGCGATCCCGGGCCCGTCGTCATCGAGGAGAACGGGCGGCGCGGGGTCTACTTCCTCGTCGCGCCCGGCTCCACGGCGAACCGGTCGTGGCCGCCGGGCGTGACCCGGTTCAACCAGACCCCCGGGAACATCAGCTACATCCCCGTGCCCGCCCTCACCGGCAACACCTGGCCCCTGGCCTGGTGCTTCCCGCCGACGGTCCCCGGCCGCTTCGTGCACACCCTGCTCCTGCGCTGCGCGGTGACGGAGATGCTGTCGTGA
- a CDS encoding DNA-binding protein (Helix-turn-helix XRE-family like proteins. Prokaryotic DNA binding proteins belonging to the xenobiotic response element family of transcriptional regulators; cd00093;~Putative DNA-binding protein [Streptomyces fulvissimus DSM40593];~identified by MetaGeneAnnotator; putative;~non-specific DNA binding site [nucleotide binding];~salt bridge;~sequence-specific DNA binding site [nucleotide binding]), with product MASSKNKETAGPAARMVAFVVRHMRQRMGLTQDELGAIIGYTGAAVSAMETLAQPVSDEMLIQLGQALGDDVDFFEGLRLWVRMEKLPKKFDGYLLLEQSAVALLLYANYLVHGLFQTERYARALMAGGFPEKSDERVEELVQARMSRKVLFDRKPSCQIELVVDEAALRRPFGSMEILREQLEYLAECARRRNVSIFVLPLDAALMGEFAGARGELNVAETNEHVRIAYLEVQDESLSITDPAKVSVHAQRYAKIRTQALGARESLAFIERLAREGS from the coding sequence ATGGCGAGTTCCAAGAACAAAGAGACGGCCGGACCTGCGGCGCGAATGGTGGCATTCGTCGTGAGGCATATGCGCCAGCGCATGGGGCTCACTCAGGACGAATTGGGGGCGATCATCGGGTACACCGGTGCGGCAGTGAGCGCGATGGAGACCCTGGCGCAACCAGTGAGCGACGAGATGCTCATTCAACTGGGGCAGGCGCTCGGTGACGACGTGGACTTCTTCGAAGGGCTGCGACTCTGGGTCCGCATGGAGAAGTTACCGAAGAAGTTCGACGGCTATCTCCTACTCGAACAGTCGGCGGTGGCCCTGCTCCTCTACGCCAACTACCTCGTCCACGGCCTGTTTCAGACCGAGCGGTACGCCCGCGCACTGATGGCAGGCGGCTTCCCGGAGAAGAGCGACGAGCGGGTCGAAGAGCTGGTGCAGGCTCGCATGAGCCGGAAGGTGCTGTTCGACCGAAAGCCGTCGTGTCAGATCGAGTTGGTGGTCGATGAGGCGGCGCTACGGCGCCCGTTCGGCAGCATGGAGATCCTGCGGGAGCAACTGGAGTACCTAGCTGAATGCGCTCGCCGTCGTAACGTCAGTATCTTCGTCCTTCCCTTGGATGCCGCACTCATGGGCGAGTTCGCGGGTGCACGAGGCGAACTGAACGTCGCCGAGACCAACGAACATGTCCGCATCGCTTACTTGGAAGTTCAGGACGAAAGCCTGTCCATCACCGACCCGGCCAAGGTGAGCGTCCACGCCCAGCGCTATGCGAAGATCCGGACGCAAGCCCTGGGCGCCCGTGAATCTCTGGCGTTCATCGAGCGGTTGGCGAGAGAAGGATCATGA
- a CDS encoding hypothetical protein (DUF397 domain containing protein [Streptomyces fulvissimus DSM40593];~Domain of unknown function (DUF397); pfam04149;~UniProt-pubmed:20064060; UniProt-pubmed:11572948; UniProt-pubmed:12000953; UniProt-pubmed:21456593; UniProt-pubmed:21463507;~identified by MetaGeneAnnotator; putative), giving the protein MSTTLSWFKSSYSDDSGANCVEVAFDWHKSSYSDGSGGNCVEVAACAHSVHLRDSKVQEGPTFAVAPGAWGAFLSWQG; this is encoded by the coding sequence ATGAGCACAACTCTGAGCTGGTTCAAGTCCTCGTACAGCGACGACAGCGGCGCCAACTGCGTCGAGGTCGCGTTCGACTGGCACAAGTCCTCCTACAGCGACGGCAGTGGCGGCAACTGCGTCGAGGTTGCCGCCTGCGCCCACTCCGTCCACCTCCGCGACTCCAAGGTGCAGGAGGGCCCCACCTTCGCCGTCGCCCCCGGCGCCTGGGGCGCGTTCCTCTCCTGGCAGGGCTGA
- a CDS encoding zinc-binding alcohol dehydrogenase (NADPH:quinone reductase and related Zn-dependent oxidoreductases [Energyproduction and conversion / General function prediction only]; COG0604;~alcohol dehydrogenase and quinone reductase-like medium chain degydrogenases/reductases; cd05289;~identified by MetaGeneAnnotator; putative;~putative NAD(P) binding site [chemical binding];~zinc-binding alcohol dehydrogenase [Streptomyces venezuelae ATCC10712]) has protein sequence MRVVEVTTYGGPEVLDMVRRPEPVAGERPGRVRVRLHAAGVTITDLRIRAGLYADELSPLKPPFVLGADFAGKLLDPAPGPEGELPVGTRVAGFVPWYTERSGEGTYAEIVQVEPGWLAPVPDDVGFTQAASVPLAAITAHQGLERLGLPAGSSLLVTGASGVVGRFAVQFAAAAGLEVMAVSYEGDESELKVLGAKHCVRRGDGAEILAAAREVAPDGFDGLFDGALIGETALPAVKNGGTFIALAEDRAPVSVRDIRVETVLGKPDAVLLTKLLRQVEARELITRVADVMPLEEASEAHRRAEAGHRPGRIILMI, from the coding sequence ATGCGCGTCGTCGAAGTGACCACCTACGGCGGACCCGAGGTCCTCGACATGGTCCGCCGTCCCGAGCCCGTCGCCGGGGAGCGGCCCGGCCGGGTGCGGGTACGGCTGCACGCCGCCGGTGTGACCATCACCGACCTGCGGATCCGGGCCGGTCTGTACGCCGACGAGCTGAGCCCGCTGAAGCCTCCCTTCGTCCTTGGCGCGGACTTCGCGGGCAAGCTGCTCGACCCCGCGCCCGGCCCGGAGGGCGAGCTGCCCGTCGGCACCCGGGTGGCGGGCTTCGTGCCCTGGTACACGGAACGGTCCGGCGAGGGCACGTACGCGGAGATCGTCCAGGTCGAACCGGGCTGGCTCGCCCCCGTCCCCGACGACGTCGGGTTCACCCAGGCGGCCTCGGTCCCGCTGGCCGCGATCACCGCCCACCAGGGCCTCGAACGCCTCGGGCTGCCTGCCGGCTCGTCCCTGCTCGTGACGGGGGCCAGCGGTGTCGTGGGGCGCTTCGCCGTCCAGTTCGCGGCAGCGGCCGGGCTGGAGGTGATGGCCGTCTCCTACGAGGGCGACGAGAGCGAACTGAAGGTCCTCGGCGCGAAGCACTGCGTCCGGCGCGGGGACGGCGCCGAGATCCTGGCGGCGGCCCGCGAGGTCGCCCCCGACGGCTTCGACGGCCTCTTCGACGGCGCGCTGATCGGCGAGACGGCGCTGCCCGCCGTGAAGAACGGCGGCACCTTCATCGCCCTCGCGGAAGACCGCGCGCCCGTGTCCGTACGCGACATCCGCGTCGAGACGGTGCTCGGGAAGCCGGACGCCGTATTGCTCACGAAGCTGCTGAGGCAGGTCGAGGCCCGCGAACTGATCACCCGGGTGGCCGACGTGATGCCCCTGGAGGAGGCGTCCGAGGCCCACCGCCGGGCGGAGGCGGGCCACCGGCCCGGACGCATCATCCTGATGATCTGA
- a CDS encoding pyoverdine synthetase (identified by MetaGeneAnnotator; putative;~sequence version:1) codes for MVRVDVAVAYLAGDLDGTAHRPAREQHEQLEVLPPVQRHPRQPHLAAAVLDRRRAERRVGEGDRPYRPRSEVDGQPVGVEVVVLPADRHGAVVLDAEEDEGGVGHVRLLVEQPEPRVVPLAHRGVQLDAVPDPLAARHPAFDQEDGEGHAHAEQRGDDGDDVLGADPVHGRHRTDACAVSGAGSRARRPVFAVPSPGAARRG; via the coding sequence GTGGTTCGGGTGGATGTCGCCGTCGCGTATCTCGCCGGTGACCTCGACGGGACTGCCCACCGGCCCGCCCGTGAGCAGCACGAGCAGCTTGAAGTACTGCCCCCGGTTCAGCGCCACCCTCGGCAGCCGCACCTCGCCGCCGCTGTGCTCGACCGCCGCCGCGCTGAACGGCGCGTGGGTGAGGGCGACCGCCCGTACCGTCCGCGGAGTGAAGTCGACGGCCAGCCCGTGGGTGTCGAGGTTGTAGTCCTCCCGGCCGATCGACACGGCGCCGTCGTTCTCGATGCGGAGGAGGACGAGGGTGGCGTCGGTCATGTTCGGCTGCTCGTTGAACAGCCCGAGCCGCGCGTCGTCCCGCTCGCCCACCGTGGTGTCCAGCTGGACGCGGTGCCCGATCCGCTTGCGGCGCGGCACCCGGCGTTCGATCAGGAGGACGGCGAAGGTCACGCCCACGCCGAGCAGCGCGGTGACGACGGCGATGACGTTCTCGGGGCTGATCCAGTCCACGGGCGCCACCGTACGGACGCGTGTGCGGTTTCCGGGGCGGGGTCGCGAGCCCGCCGTCCGGTGTTCGCCGTTCCGTCACCCGGGGCGGCGCGGAGGGGGTGA
- a CDS encoding phosphate binding protein (UniProt-pubmed:17369815; Putative phosphate binding ABC transporter; UniProt-pubmed:15466710; UniProt-pubmed:20581206; UniProt-pubmed:12000953; UniProt-pubmed:17151343;~identified by MetaGeneAnnotator; putative;~phosphate binding protein (secreted protein) [Streptomyces fulvissimus DSM40593]): MDDITLGDLRRVYRGEITNWKVLGGPNLPVRIVSRGANSGTREVFQRRVLERNEPANSSQNCATKDDPEAKALRCELDSTEQVLTTVANLPGAIGYTELRSGTSLKGLHRIAINGHRPNVDEIGNSPYPYVEIEYVYTYGQPPADSLASGFLTYLTRGGGQAVIGTHGHLPCATPKGLRICGAG; encoded by the coding sequence TTGGACGACATCACGCTCGGCGACCTCCGCCGTGTCTACCGCGGGGAGATCACCAACTGGAAGGTGCTGGGCGGGCCGAATCTGCCCGTGCGGATCGTCAGCCGGGGCGCCAACTCCGGTACGCGCGAGGTGTTCCAGCGCCGCGTCCTCGAACGCAACGAACCTGCCAACTCTTCCCAGAACTGCGCGACCAAGGACGACCCCGAGGCGAAGGCGCTGCGCTGCGAACTCGACAGCACCGAGCAGGTGTTGACGACCGTGGCCAACCTGCCCGGCGCCATCGGCTACACCGAACTGCGTTCCGGCACCAGCCTGAAGGGCCTGCACCGCATCGCGATCAACGGCCACCGCCCGAACGTCGACGAGATCGGCAACTCCCCTTATCCGTATGTGGAGATCGAGTACGTCTACACGTACGGTCAGCCGCCCGCCGACTCGCTCGCCTCCGGCTTCCTCACCTACCTCACCCGGGGCGGCGGCCAGGCCGTCATCGGCACCCACGGCCACCTGCCCTGCGCGACCCCCAAGGGCCTGCGCATCTGCGGCGCGGGCTGA
- a CDS encoding hypothetical protein (identified by MetaGeneAnnotator; putative;~sequence version:1), translating into MRIAHKAGVALTSLVMAGGLVTATSGSAYAAADEVCGYPSVDVFNGAGQYAGSAMWSANPGCGVLGDSLGAYDATADGYGIVAHLSAPDGSIAERVVSTAGHNSPYTVWKSGNLPENHQYVMWACLTKGGVTSHCTKTKIVYS; encoded by the coding sequence ATGCGTATTGCACACAAAGCAGGCGTCGCACTGACCAGTCTCGTCATGGCCGGGGGCCTCGTCACCGCGACATCCGGCTCGGCTTACGCCGCGGCCGACGAGGTCTGCGGGTACCCGTCCGTCGATGTCTTCAACGGCGCCGGCCAGTACGCCGGCTCCGCCATGTGGAGCGCGAACCCCGGCTGTGGCGTGCTGGGGGACTCTCTCGGCGCCTACGACGCCACCGCCGACGGATATGGCATCGTCGCCCATCTGAGCGCGCCCGACGGCAGCATCGCCGAACGTGTGGTCAGCACCGCCGGCCACAACTCGCCTTACACCGTATGGAAGAGCGGCAACCTGCCCGAGAACCACCAGTACGTCATGTGGGCCTGCCTGACGAAGGGCGGCGTCACGTCGCACTGCACGAAGACCAAGATCGTGTACTCCTGA
- a CDS encoding hypothetical protein (identified by MetaGeneAnnotator; putative;~predicted protein [Streptomyces sp. C]) — MSEARVRPGRFEAFHAMLVSAVREFPALHPGLLDHEVLLAPPDSVLYVSRWRDEKALAAYAGEGWRDQPVVLPGEEEYLAEPLRVRHFTRASLD, encoded by the coding sequence GTGAGTGAAGCGCGCGTTCGTCCCGGCCGATTCGAGGCGTTCCACGCCATGCTCGTCTCCGCGGTACGCGAGTTCCCGGCCCTCCACCCGGGGCTGCTGGACCACGAGGTGCTGCTCGCGCCGCCCGACTCGGTGCTGTACGTGAGCCGTTGGCGCGACGAGAAGGCGCTGGCCGCGTACGCGGGCGAGGGCTGGCGCGACCAGCCGGTGGTGCTGCCGGGCGAGGAGGAGTACCTCGCCGAGCCCTTGCGCGTACGGCACTTCACCCGCGCGTCCCTGGACTAG
- a CDS encoding hypothetical protein (identified by MetaGeneAnnotator; putative;~sequence version:1), with protein MTHIPKGANTPVPTEALRIAVGRRQLPGVPAVDAAALLLDVTGKVRGDADIVFHGQPAHPSGAVRHVGSGTGGGQLAEWLELDLPRVEPAVQRVLVVGSVDSGVFGQVPGLYAQVVGAGGAVAAHYEVTDATSETSFVLGEFYRRDGAWKFRAVGQGYDSGLAGLATDFGVVVAEAAPAPLPVPPPPAPVPVSAPAPAPTPVPLPIAAPVPRAVRGVSKTGPALAAYGTVTAPVSATAPFSAAAPSWAAGLFDFEPRVFSGKEDKKITVDLPFPPNAEPVILEARVGREYNFLVVQIPGREDDVFCDDLPDHHGRALLVPPRKGGPVKLKVSHSGRWELTVLPLSAARPIGPGTIEGSGREVFVHTGSAAELTVRARDKHNGWFQVNRHEGATPHELRRPADELVYAWNGRRVKEKVRIPAGPQLLVIDKSRHQWEFTLDPLRPR; from the coding sequence ATGACGCACATCCCCAAGGGGGCCAACACCCCTGTCCCGACGGAAGCGTTGAGGATCGCCGTGGGCCGCCGGCAGCTGCCGGGAGTGCCGGCGGTGGACGCCGCCGCCCTGCTGCTCGACGTCACCGGCAAGGTACGCGGCGACGCCGACATCGTCTTCCACGGCCAGCCCGCGCACCCGTCCGGCGCCGTGCGGCACGTGGGCTCGGGCACGGGCGGCGGGCAGCTCGCCGAGTGGCTGGAGCTGGACCTGCCGCGGGTCGAACCGGCCGTCCAGCGGGTGCTGGTCGTCGGGTCCGTCGACAGCGGGGTGTTCGGGCAGGTCCCCGGCCTGTACGCGCAGGTGGTCGGGGCCGGCGGCGCGGTGGCGGCGCACTACGAGGTGACGGACGCGACGAGCGAGACGTCCTTCGTCCTCGGGGAGTTCTACCGGCGCGACGGGGCGTGGAAGTTCCGGGCGGTGGGGCAGGGGTACGACTCCGGGCTCGCCGGTCTCGCCACGGACTTCGGCGTCGTGGTGGCCGAGGCCGCGCCGGCGCCCCTCCCGGTGCCGCCACCGCCCGCGCCGGTGCCGGTGTCCGCGCCGGCGCCCGCGCCCACACCCGTACCCCTGCCCATCGCCGCACCCGTACCGAGGGCGGTGCGGGGCGTGTCCAAGACGGGGCCGGCCCTCGCGGCGTACGGCACCGTGACCGCACCCGTCTCGGCAACCGCGCCCTTCTCGGCGGCGGCCCCGTCCTGGGCCGCCGGCCTCTTCGACTTCGAGCCGCGCGTCTTCAGCGGCAAGGAGGACAAGAAGATCACGGTCGATCTGCCGTTCCCGCCGAACGCGGAACCGGTGATCCTGGAGGCGCGGGTCGGGAGGGAGTACAACTTCCTCGTCGTCCAGATCCCCGGCCGCGAGGACGACGTCTTCTGCGACGACCTGCCCGACCACCACGGCCGCGCCCTGCTCGTCCCGCCGCGCAAGGGCGGCCCGGTGAAGCTGAAGGTGAGCCATTCCGGCCGCTGGGAGCTCACCGTCCTGCCCCTGTCGGCGGCCCGCCCGATCGGGCCCGGGACGATCGAGGGAAGCGGGCGCGAGGTCTTCGTCCACACGGGCTCCGCGGCCGAACTGACGGTCCGGGCGCGGGACAAGCACAACGGCTGGTTCCAGGTGAACCGCCACGAGGGTGCCACCCCGCACGAGCTGCGCCGCCCCGCCGACGAGCTCGTCTACGCGTGGAACGGCCGCCGGGTGAAGGAGAAGGTCCGGATCCCGGCGGGCCCGCAGCTGCTCGTGATCGACAAGAGCCGCCACCAGTGGGAGTTCACCCTCGACCCGCTCCGGCCCCGCTGA
- a CDS encoding lysR-family transcriptional regulatory protein (DNA-binding transcriptional activator XapR; Provisional;~Helix-turn-helix domains; cl00088;~LysR-family transcriptional regulatory protein [Streptomyces himastatinicus ATCC53653];~The C-terminal substrate binding domain of LysR-type transcriptional regulators involved in the catabolism of aromatic compounds and that of other related regulators, contains type 2 periplasmic binding fold; cd08414;~dimerization interface [polypeptide binding];~identified by MetaGeneAnnotator; putative;~substrate binding pocket [chemical binding]): MDVHGRELRYFLTVAEELHFTRAAERLYVSQPALSKQIRALERQLGAPLFVRDRSGVRLTEVGTALLPHARAVLAAWAGAEEAVRAARADAEATLVIGMATSPGRGGLLPAIRSRFTEAHPDVRLRLRQVGWDDASAGLADGSSDLAFVWLPLPGAVAARYDWLVVATEPRLAALPAHHPLAARDRIAFADLLDEPFLALPGTIPELRDDWLALDERGGRPARIGAEIGSSDETYEALVGGLGICLVAAGNAPLLARDGVVTRPVDGVSPSRFALAWRADDHRPVVRDYARAAAAVAGHV; encoded by the coding sequence ATGGATGTCCACGGACGCGAACTCCGCTACTTTCTGACCGTCGCCGAAGAACTCCACTTCACCCGGGCCGCCGAGCGCCTGTACGTCTCGCAGCCCGCGCTCAGCAAGCAGATACGGGCCCTGGAGCGGCAGCTCGGCGCCCCGCTCTTCGTCCGCGACCGCAGTGGCGTCCGCCTCACCGAGGTCGGTACGGCCCTGCTGCCGCACGCCCGTGCCGTGCTCGCCGCGTGGGCCGGGGCGGAGGAGGCGGTACGGGCCGCGCGGGCCGACGCCGAGGCCACCCTGGTCATCGGCATGGCCACCAGCCCCGGCCGGGGCGGGCTGCTGCCCGCGATCCGTTCCCGCTTCACCGAGGCCCACCCGGACGTACGGCTCCGGCTGCGCCAGGTCGGCTGGGACGACGCCAGCGCCGGGCTCGCCGACGGCTCCAGCGACCTGGCCTTCGTCTGGCTCCCGCTGCCCGGGGCCGTCGCCGCGCGCTACGACTGGCTCGTCGTCGCCACCGAGCCCCGCCTGGCCGCCCTGCCCGCGCACCATCCGCTGGCGGCCCGCGACCGGATCGCCTTCGCCGACCTCCTCGACGAGCCCTTTCTCGCCCTGCCCGGCACCATCCCCGAGCTGCGCGACGACTGGCTGGCCCTGGACGAGCGGGGCGGCCGGCCGGCCCGTATCGGCGCGGAGATCGGCTCCAGCGACGAGACGTACGAGGCGCTGGTCGGCGGCCTCGGCATCTGCCTGGTCGCCGCCGGGAACGCCCCGCTGCTCGCCCGCGACGGCGTCGTCACCCGCCCCGTCGACGGCGTCTCCCCGTCCCGCTTCGCCCTCGCCTGGCGCGCCGACGACCACCGCCCGGTCGTCCGGGACTACGCGCGGGCGGCGGCCGCCGTGGCGGGCCATGTGTGA